GTGTCAGAGTTTGACTGGGGTCTTCAAAATTGAAGACAAAAGAGTTAAGTACTGAATCTTTGGCATAGGCTAGTTCTGCTGATGCAACTGGTTCAGCTTGGAGCCGTTTGATTTCTGCACTAATGGCTTGAATAAACGGGACTGTCGTTTCAGAGCGAGTTTGTCCCCCAGCAATAAACACACCTGGGTAATCGTATCTGGGACTCCAAGCACCATAGACTGAATAAGCAAGACCTTGGCGCGATCGCACAGAATTAAACAACCGTCCCCCAAATCCGTTCAACACTCCATTCAACACATCTAACGCTGCATAGTCAGGGTTATCCAAGCGTCCGCCTAAATGACCGATCTGGACATAGCTTTGAGTCAACTGTGGCTGATCTACCAAAAAAATTCCACTCTGCTTCGCCTGAGATACCGCTGGCAACTGGGGTTGAGCTAGCTTCTGGTTTGGTTTCCAGTCGCCAAACTGCTTTTGGATCAGCGATCGCATTACCTTGGAGTCAAAATCCCCCACAATCCCCAAAATCATATTATTGGGATGAAAATATTGCTGATAAAACCCGATCAAATCCTCACGCGAAATATTATCCAAAGTTGCATACTCAACAATCCGGGCATAGGGGCTACTGTCACCATAGATTAATTTTTGAATTTCCCGCTGAGCAATACCATTAGGATCGTCATTCCGACGGGCAATCCCACCTCTAAGCTGAGTCTTAGCCAAATCCAACTTGTCTTGGGCAAACACTGGCTGCCGGATCACCTCCGTAAATAGCCCAAACACAGTTTCCAAATCTTCACTCAGCGCACTAAAACTAGCACTACCAGAAGTCGTATTAATTCCCGTTTCCACCGCAGCTGCTCTTTGTTCCAACAGCTGATTTAATTCATCAGCCGCATGCTGTTGAGTTCCCCCAGTCCGCATCACCGTCCCCGCCAAGCTAGCTAACCCCACTTGTGCTGACGGTTCCAAGCGATCGCCCGTATGAAACAGTGCCGTCCCTCCCACCAACGGCAATTCCCGATCCTCCATCAAATACACCACCATGCCATTCCCCAACACATACCGCTCATAATGCGGCAATTGCACCTCTGGCAACGGTGGAAACTCCAACTGAGTGTAATGCCGTGCCGCCGCCGCTAAAGCAGGCAAACGCAACAGCACAACCAACAATATCGATACCACCAACAGCCCCAACCATTTAAACCCCCTCCTATTCCTCAACCCAAACCATTCCATAACTATCTCTCCTATTCTCTACTCCTGTACGGGCGGGTTTATCAGGCATACTTGCGATCAAATAGAACATTTGTCTAAACCCGCCCCTGCTGCCTATTTTCACTGAGACAACAAACGCCCAACTGTTCGATTTTCCACCGTAAAAGTACCTCTAGCCACCCGCTGAACATCAGCTGGCGTTACTTGCGCGATCGCCTCCAACTGCTTAAACAAATTCCGCCACGAACCCGTTTTCACTTCATACTCCAACAACAGCTGTGCCATCCCCATATTTGACTTCAGCGATCGCAATACTCCCGCCCGTACCTGAGTCTTTACCCGCTCCAACTCCTGCGCCGACACTGGCTCAATCTTCAATTTTTCAATTTCCTTACCTAAAGCCAAGCCCACCTGATCAACCGAGCGACCAGGAGCCGTTAACGCATAAAACAGCATCAAATTTGGATACTTATCCCCTGGGAAACCACTAAAGCCTTGTGCCGACAGAGCAATCTGCTGTTGTTCCACCAAAGACTTATACAAGCGCGATGTGCGACCATCACTCAGCAACCGCCCAATAATCTCATAAACCACATGATCTGGATCGTTTATCCCTGGACGGTGATATCCCTCCAAATACCAAGGCTGAGAAGGCAACTGCAACGAAACTTCCCGAGTTCCCCTTTGGCTAGGTTCCACTACCTTTAGATCTGCAGCAGCAGACTTTGCCTTATAGCGACCAAAGTAAACCTGAGCGAGCTGTTTTACTTGAGTTGGGTTGACATCACCCACAACAGCGATCGTCAAATTGCTGGGCACGTAATACGTATCGAAAAACTGCTGCACATCTTCCCGTGTCAAATTGCGGATATCTTCCTCGTAGCCAATCACGGGACGCTTGTAAGGATGCACTTGATAAGCAGTATCCAGAAATTTCTCAATCATCTGACCGATGGGAGAATTATCAACCCGCAGCCGCCGCTCCTCCAAAATCACATCTTTCTCTTTGTAAAACTCTCGAAACACCGGCTCTAGAAACCTCTCAGACTCCAGCGACATCCAAAGCTCTAATTTGTTAGCAGGAAAGCTGTAAAAGTAGCGAGTTGCCTCAGTGGAGGTATTAGCATTTAGACCAACCCCTCCAGCTTGTTCCACAATCTGCCCCAGCTGATTTTGCTGAACTAACTTAGTTGCCTCCGCTTCAATCTGCTCAAACTGGGCTTGCAACCGAATAACTTCTACTGGCTTTTTTGCAGCCCTCGCTGCTTGAATTTGTTCAGCCAGCTGATCTAAACGGGCTAACAGCGGCTTTTCTGCTTGATAGTCCCTCGTCCCAATCCGTTGAGTACCTTTAAAAGCCAAATGCTCCAAAAAGTGAGCTACACCCGTTTTACCCTCTGGCTCGTTAACACCGCCTACGTCTGCATAGGTGAGAAAGGAAACAACTGGCGCTTGGTGTCGTTCCAAGACAATGAATTTAATTCCATTTTCCAGCTGAAACTCGCTCAGCTGTTCAATCACGCGATTTAGATACGGCTGAATTGACTCAGCTGGGGTAAGAGTCTGAGTTCGGGCTAGGGCATTTTCTGGCAGTAAAGCCCAAGATAGTCCAGTTATGATCAGAAACGTTACCACCAACCGCTGCCATGCAGCAGGCACGGGTAAACGAAGCAGAATCAAGCGACGCAGTTGGTTCATCGGTGAGGATGGAAGTAGTAGTTCAAGAGCAATCTTTTAAATGATCTATTAAACTGTCAGCAGTGACCAGCCTAATGTTAGACAATATCGCTACAAGTTACATAGCAGCGATCAAAATATAGGATTCTATGCAAGTTTTTAACCGACCTTCTCAAATAGAAGATTCCTCCCGTACTCGCATTTTGAAAGCGGCGCAGCGGTTGTTTGCCCGCCAGGGCTTTGATGGTACGACTACCCGCGATTTAGCAGCCGCTGCCAGTGTAGCTGAAGGCACGCTGTTTCGCCATTTTGACAATAAGAAGGCAATTTTGATTGAAGTAGCGACACAAGGCTGGATCGAGATTCTCACAGATTTGCTGACGGAATTGAGTGAAATGGGCAGCTATAAAGCTGTTGCCCAGGTGATGCATCGCCGGATGTGGAATTTTCAGAAAAATGCCGATATGATGCGAGTTTGCTTTATGGAAGCTCAGTTCCACCCAGAGTTACGCGATCGCATTCAATCTGAAGTGATTGCCAAAATGACGGATGTGGCAGAAGCCTTCTTTCAAACCGCGATGGATAAAGGCATCTATCGCCCGATGAATCCCAAGATAGTTGCTCAGGTGTTTTTGGGCATGTTTGCGATCGCTGGTTTCAGCCACAACACACTCATGGAACCCGATGCCTCGCCCAAAGTAATGCAGGAAATGGCAGAAGGACTAGCTGATATTTTTCTCAATGGCGTTTTAGCTACAGAGACATAATTCTATCTCCAAGGAGTCGTTGATGTTGAACCACAACTGGAATTTGAGAAAAGTGACCGGGGGCATTCTGAGTGCTGTAGCCTTGCTGAGTATTGCAGGGGGATTAGCCAGCTGTGGCTTTGCAGGAGGAGAAGCAGAAGAAAATGAAACTGAAGAAATTGAGGAAAACGAAGACAGAGAAGAAGACGACGATAACGACTGAGCCTATCGCTACTCATAATCTCGTGCTAACCTCCTAGTTATGGACATGCAGAACGCCACTAGAGGCGTCATCGATACCCTACGCAATCGGCGACAGCAACTAGCTGAACTGATTGCTCTGCCGGTAATTCTTTGGTCAGGGTGTAGCAGTCCGCGTAATTTTCCTGCCAATACTTTCCCATTTCGTGCTAGTAGTCACTTTCTCTACTTCGCTGGCATCCCTTTAGAACAGGCTGCAATTCGCCTGGAAACTGGGAAATTGGC
This window of the Chroococcidiopsis sp. CCMEE 29 genome carries:
- a CDS encoding pitrilysin family protein, with the protein product MEWFGLRNRRGFKWLGLLVVSILLVVLLRLPALAAAARHYTQLEFPPLPEVQLPHYERYVLGNGMVVYLMEDRELPLVGGTALFHTGDRLEPSAQVGLASLAGTVMRTGGTQQHAADELNQLLEQRAAAVETGINTTSGSASFSALSEDLETVFGLFTEVIRQPVFAQDKLDLAKTQLRGGIARRNDDPNGIAQREIQKLIYGDSSPYARIVEYATLDNISREDLIGFYQQYFHPNNMILGIVGDFDSKVMRSLIQKQFGDWKPNQKLAQPQLPAVSQAKQSGIFLVDQPQLTQSYVQIGHLGGRLDNPDYAALDVLNGVLNGFGGRLFNSVRSRQGLAYSVYGAWSPRYDYPGVFIAGGQTRSETTVPFIQAISAEIKRLQAEPVASAELAYAKDSVLNSFVFNFEDPSQTLTRLMRYEYYGYPADFLFRYQRSVEATTAADVQRVAREYLKPENLVTLVVGNTAAIQPPLTQLAAEVTPIDITIPGAKLVMK
- a CDS encoding insulinase family protein, whose product is MNQLRRLILLRLPVPAAWQRLVVTFLIITGLSWALLPENALARTQTLTPAESIQPYLNRVIEQLSEFQLENGIKFIVLERHQAPVVSFLTYADVGGVNEPEGKTGVAHFLEHLAFKGTQRIGTRDYQAEKPLLARLDQLAEQIQAARAAKKPVEVIRLQAQFEQIEAEATKLVQQNQLGQIVEQAGGVGLNANTSTEATRYFYSFPANKLELWMSLESERFLEPVFREFYKEKDVILEERRLRVDNSPIGQMIEKFLDTAYQVHPYKRPVIGYEEDIRNLTREDVQQFFDTYYVPSNLTIAVVGDVNPTQVKQLAQVYFGRYKAKSAAADLKVVEPSQRGTREVSLQLPSQPWYLEGYHRPGINDPDHVVYEIIGRLLSDGRTSRLYKSLVEQQQIALSAQGFSGFPGDKYPNLMLFYALTAPGRSVDQVGLALGKEIEKLKIEPVSAQELERVKTQVRAGVLRSLKSNMGMAQLLLEYEVKTGSWRNLFKQLEAIAQVTPADVQRVARGTFTVENRTVGRLLSQ
- a CDS encoding TetR/AcrR family transcriptional regulator, which produces MQVFNRPSQIEDSSRTRILKAAQRLFARQGFDGTTTRDLAAAASVAEGTLFRHFDNKKAILIEVATQGWIEILTDLLTELSEMGSYKAVAQVMHRRMWNFQKNADMMRVCFMEAQFHPELRDRIQSEVIAKMTDVAEAFFQTAMDKGIYRPMNPKIVAQVFLGMFAIAGFSHNTLMEPDASPKVMQEMAEGLADIFLNGVLATET